In Pelomicrobium methylotrophicum, the DNA window TCAACATCACCGACATCCATGCCGAGCGGCCCATGCGCGGCTACGTGGTCTACAGCATCGCCAAGGCGGGGCTCGCCGCCCTCACGCGCTCCCTCGCCCTGGAGCTGGGTCCCGAGATCAGGGTGAACGCGGTGGCGCCCGGCCCCGTGCTGTGGCCCGAAGACAGTCACTGGTCTGCCGAGATCCGTCGCCGAATCCTGGAGCAAGTGCCCCTGCGACGGCAAGGCGAGCCCGAGGACATCGCGCGCGCCGTGTTGTACTTGGTCGCCCATGCGCCCTACGTGACCGGCCAGACCCTCGTGGTGGACGGCGGGCGCTCGGTAAGCCTTTGACCCCGCACGTCGAAGCGCAGCTTTAGCGCAATCGACAAGCAATTGATATAATGCGCGTTTCCTGCGGTCCCGCGCTGAGGAGCGCGGTGTGCCGCGGCGTTGCGTCTCTGCCTACGGACGACACATCATGAAATTCCGCCCCACCAAGAAAATCAGCACGTTCTATCCGCCCCAGCGCACCCTCATGGGACCGGGGCCCTCGGACATCCATCCGCGGGTGCTTTCCGCCTTGTCCCGCCCGACCATCGGTTACCTGGATCCGGTATTCGTCGCCATGATGGACGAGCTGAAGGCCATGCTGCGCTACGCCTTCCAGACCGCCAACGAGGTGACTTTCCCTGTCTCGGGCCCGGGCTCGGTGGGCATGGAGATCTGTTTCGTCAACATGGTGAATCCGGGCGACAAGGTGATCGTGTGCCGCAACGGGGTCTTCGGCGGCCGGATGATCGAGAACGTGGAGCGTTGCCAGGGCGTGCCCGTGGTGGTGGACGACGCCTGGGGGGAGCCCGTGGATCCCAATAAGGTGGAGGATGCGATCAAGAAGAATCCCGACGCCAAGATCCTCGCCTTCGTGCACGCGGAAACTTCCACCGGGGTGCTCTCCGACGCCAAGACGCTGTGCGAGATCGCCCACCGGTATGGGCTGATGACCATCGTGGACACGGTGACCTCGCTGGGCGGCGTGCCGGTGAAAGTGGACGAATGGGGCATCGACGCCTGCTATTCCGCGAGCCAGAAGTGCCTGTCCTGCACGCCGGGGCTGTCGCCGGTCACCTTTAGCGACCGGGTGGTGGAGATGGTGAAGAAGCGTGAGGAGAAGGTCCACAGCTGGTTCCTGGATCTGAGCCTGCTCCTCACCTACTGGGGCAACACCACCCGCACCTACCACCACACGGCCCCCACCAACAGCCTGTACGCGCTGCACGAAGCGCTCCTCATGCTGCAGGAAGAGGGACTGGAGCGCGCTTGGGCCCGCCATCGGCGCAACCACCTGGCCCTCAAGGCCGGCCTGGAGACCTTCGGGCTCGAATTCCTGGTCAAGCCCGAGTACCGGCTGCCGCAGATGAACGCGGTCAAAGTCCTGCCCGGCGTGGATGAGGCGGAAGTTCGCCGCCGGCTGCTGCACGACTACAACCTGGAGCTGGGCGCGGGCTTGGGCGACCTCAAAGGCAAGATCTGGCGCTTCGGCATCATGGGCTACTCCTGCAAGATGGAGAACGTGATGCTGTGCCTGTGCGCGCTGGAGACGGTGTTCGCCGACATGGGCGTGAAGGTCGAGTTTGGCGCCGCCGAGGCTGCGGCCTACCACGCTTACGCGGAGAACCCCTTGCCAATGCGTCCGAGCGACGCCGCGCGGGTGGCGGTCGCCTGAACCGCGGCGCGGCGGCCTCGCGGGAGGGTCTCCGCTCGCCCCGGGAAGGACGGTGTCCGAAGCGGGGCAGGAAGCGGACGCAATGCTCCCCCATGGTGCGTGCCTCGCCGCCCGTCCGGGGTGCGGGGCGTCAGCGCATCCCCTTTCATTGTCCGTGCCTTCCCGGTCAGCCGTGCCGTCGGGCGCTCGTTTGCGGGCGGGTGGCATGCCTCTTGCAAAGCAGACGAGCGGCCCCGCTTGTTTATGACAAGCCGTGGTCCAGGTTGAGGGAGTGCCGTGCGGCGGCCTGCTGGTCAGGCTTGATGCGGCTTCACCCACGGAGGGAACCCGATTGCTTCGGCCCTACCGAGCCGACGGCGACGAAGACCCGGCGCTTCGGTCGATCGAATTCCCTGTGCACCCTGTCCCAGGCCGGCGCTTCATGCTGCTGTCCTGGCTCGCGTGCAGTGTCATCCTGATCCTCTCCTTCTGGCTCTTGGTGGCTGCCGCTGCCGAGGGTCTCGACGTCCTCGAAACAGCGGATTTCCTTCGTTGGCGCGATGCTCCGTCAGTGATCGGCATGGCCGCGATCGCCCTGTGCGCGGCAGCGCTTTGGCTCGTGTCGGGCTGGGCGTATGCCCTGGAACGGAACGAAGCCGAGGAACTCGTGCTTGAGCCTGGCGGCATCCTTCGCGTGACCCTGGGTCGGGGCAACGGTCGTTTTTCCATCGATCCCCGTCGGCGCCTGCGCATACTCTCCCCCGGCTGCGCGGCTGGTCTTCTCGAGCCCCGTTACCGCGGCATTCTCGTGATCTGCGGCCGACACCTCATCGTCGTCACTGGCCGTACCCGCGGCCTCCAGCATCTGCCCGCTGTGGAGCGCCATTTCCGAGGCATCGCCGGCGGCCGATAGCGCGGCGGAACTTGTATTAAGCGGCCGAAAGGCGCAGCGCACCAGATCGATCCGGCGTGCACCCAAGGGGTGCGGATCCGGCGCCTCCCGAAGGGGGCCCGTCAGCCTGGGTGAGGCCGGATTTCATCCTTTTCTGAGGTGCATAGATCGCACGAGGCAGGATCGTGGAAGGTGGCATGAAAGCTGCCTGAATGACTGGTGCATGCCATCGCCTGTTGATACAAGTCATCGTAAGCGAAGGAGCGGTCCCATGGGGCATGGATTCGTCCTGGACGGTGCGGCCTTGGGCTCCACACGGGCGAGAAATCCACCTTGGCATGGGCGGTCCGGACATGGGCAACGGTCCCCACACGATGAATTCCACCAGTCAGGAGATTTGAAAAATGACTTCGTTCTTCTCTCGGATCCCGGGGTTTGCTTCCATGAGGGTGGCCTGTTGGCGACGGGCCGTATTCACGGCTGTTCTGGGCATCGGCATGCTCCCTGCGACGGTCGCGGCCAAGGAAATGGTGACCATCGGTATCGGTACCCAGAACACGACGACCAACACGGTGACGGGCGGCATTGTGATCAAGGAGCTCAAGCTGCTCGAAAAGCACCTGCCGAAGACGGGCAAGTACCAGAACATCGAGTTCAAACTGGATTGGCAGAATTTCACGTCCGGTCCGCCGATCACCAACGGCATGATGGCCAACAAGCTCCAGATCGGCATGATGGGCGACTACCCTCTCTTGGTGAACGGCGCCATCGGCCAGGCCAACCGCAACGAGACGCAGTTGGTGGCCATTATCGCTTATAACGCCTTCGGGGCCGGCAACGGCGTGGTCGTGCACAAAGACAGCCCCTATTACGAGCTGGCTGATCTCAAGGGCAAGACGGTGTCAGTACCCTTCGGCTCTGCCGCGCACGGAATGTTGTTGCAGGCCATGCAGGAGCGGGGCTGGCCCGAGAGCTTCTGGAACTTGGTGAGCCAGAGCCCGGAGGTGGGCACCACCAACCTTCAGGAAAAGAAGATCGACGCTCATGCGGACTTCGTGCCTTTCGCCGAACTGCTGCCCTACCGGGGCTTCGCCCGCAAGATTTTCGATGGCGCGCAGACCAAGATCCCCACCTTCCACGGCGTCGTGGTGCGTAAAGATTTTGCCGACAAATACCCTGAGGTGGTGGTGGCTTACATCAAAGCGCTGATGGAGGCCAACGAGTGGGTACGCAAAAATCCAAAGCAGGCGGCGCAGAAAATCGAGGAATGGACCAAGATCGAGAAAGAGGTCGTATACATCTTTCTCGGTCCGGGGGGTATTCACACCCTCGACCCCACGATCAAGCCTCGCTGGCTCGACGCCATTAAGACCGCTTATGGCGTGCTGCACAAGCTGGGTCGGGTGAAAGCGTTCAACCTCGAGACCTGGGTCAACGAGACCTACGTGCGTCAGGCATTCAAGGAGCGCGGGCTCGACTATGACGCCCAGCGGCAGACGTTCGCCAATTACGAGGTCGAAGGCTGGGACCCGATCTGCAAGAGACCCGTGACACGCCCAAAGGAAGCCGGCGAGATCTGGCTGGCGAGTGGCGAGATCGTGCCGGTCAGCTCGCCCGCCTGCCTGTTGGCCGGCGTGCGCCAGCATGAAGCCGAAGGGAGGAAGGTCGCGGTGGCCTATCTTTACGACAAGGCACTGGGCATCAAGGTGTTCGCCGACAAGGCTTTTTATGCGGTGGATACCAGCGACCCCAAGAACCCGCAGGTCGTGCCCTTCCTGCTCAAAAGGGACGCCGAAGCCCACGCGACCAGGATCAATGGAAAGCTGGCGACGTATTCCGAGGCCCTTGGCATGATGACGTCGCCTGTGGCGCTCGCTACACCAGCGGGGAAGTGAGCCATGCAGAAGGCCGTCAAGCTCCTGAAACAGGGATTTGGAAACGCGGCGGAAAGCGTGGTCTCGCCCAACACTGGCGCAAGAACGGGTGACGAGGCGTCCGTCACGCCGATGCCGCAGGGCGGTCAAGGGATTGTCTCCCCTGCCGCGACTTCGCCGGATCAGCCGGCGTGGGCATCTGCAACGCCGGTGCCCCTGGGGCGGCGGCTGGGTGCGCAACTGCGCGGCCAGCTCGGCCCCTGGTTGTTGGCGATCGTCTCGATCGGAAGCATGCTGCTATTCTGGCACCTTGCCACCACCTACCGGTGGGATTTTTACATCCGCTTTGACAACATCCCGACGCCCGCCGAGGTGTTCGAAAAAGTGCTGGAGGTCAATCGCTCAGACAAGTTCATTACCAACGTTGGCATCAGCGTGCGGCGCATCCTGATCGGGTTTTTCATCGCTGCTGGGTTGGGCGTGGCACTCGGTGTGGCGATGGGCCGTTACCGATTGGTGAAGCATCTGAGCTTTCCTGCGCTGGAAGTGCTGCGGCCGATCCCCGCCATCGCATGGGTGCCGATGTCCATCATGCTATGGCCGGACAACGAGGTCAGCATCGTCTTCATCACTTTCCTTGGCGCGTTCTTCCCGATTCTGCTCAACACCATGCACGGCGTGGAAGCGATCGATCCGGTGCTGCTGCGGGCAGCACGCTCCCTCGGCGCGCGCGAGCCGGCCCTGCTGTGGCACGTGATACTGCCTGGAGCGCTGCCGCACATCTTCACCGGCCTCGCAGTCGGGATGGGGGTGGCCTGGGTCTCCCTGATCGCCGCGGAGATGATCTCCGGCCAGTTCGGCATTGGCTACTTCACCTGGGAGGCCTATTCACTCATCACTTATGCCGAGATTGCGCTGGGAATGATCACGATCGGCGTGCTGGGCCTGTTGTGCAGTGGCACGATCCGGCTGGTGGCCCGACTGGCGATGCCGTGGCTGAACCATGCCTCGAACGGGGGGCGCACATGAGCGGGACCGGATCCACCCCGGCACTGGCGGGCCACATCGAGGTGCGGGATCTCTGTATCCGCTTCAACGCCAGGGACACAACAGTCGACGCGATAAACGGCGTTTCATTGAATGTGCAGCCAGGCGAGTTCGTATCGCTGATTGGACCGTCTGGTTGCGGGAAGTCCACGCTACTGAACGCGGTGGCGGGCTTTATTGAGCCCAGCCGGGGAACCGTCTTGCTCGACGGCCAGCCAATCCGCGGCCCGGGCTCCGATCGCGGCGTGGTCTTCCAGCAATATTCGCTCTTTCCCTGGATGACGGTGCGCAAGAACGTCGAGTTCGGACTGAAGATGAAGGGTATCCCCCGCAGCGAGCGCGAGAGACAGGCGCGCACGCTGCTCGGCTTGACTGGTTTGCTTTCGTTCGAGAACCACTACCCGGACCAATTGTCCGGCGGCATGAAGCAGCGCGTTGGTATCGTGCGCGCGCTGGCCACCAGCCCTCAGGTGCTGCTCATGGACGAGCCGTTCGGCGCCCTCGACGCCCAGACGCGGGTGGTGATGCAGGAGATTCTCACCAACATGTGGCAACGCCTGCGCATCTCGGTGTTGTTCGTGACGCACGATATTGACGAAGCGGTATTTCTGTCCGACCGCGTTTACGTGATGACTGCGCGGCCTGGTCGCGTTAAAGCCGAGCTTGCAGTCTCGCTGCCGCGCCCACGCACGTCTGAAATGACTGGCATGCCACAGTTCCAGGCGATGGTGCGCACAATCAAGAGGCTCATTCGAGAAGAAAGTCTTGCCGCCATGGGTGGAGAGCTGACTGAAAGCGGGCTCGTCGGGCTGAGCACCGAAATCGGGCCGCAGGGAGTTGGCAGCATCCTTTAGAGAGATGGTAACCCGCCTGCTGGGCTGCTCGAAACGGTGCTGTATCGGGTCTTCGCTAAGCTCGAATAGGAGGAGGCGGCCTGAGATCGCATGAAAGCGGCCCTAATGACGGGTGCATGCCATCGCCTGTTGAGTACAAGTCATCGTAAGCGAAGGAGCGGTCCATGAGCTACGGATTCGTCCTGGACGGCGCGGGACCTGACGAGCCGGAGGACGCGTTGCCAGAAAATAAACCCCCGGCCTGCTCAGGCGGCGCTTCCCGCTGAGTCGAAGACGCCGTGGGAAGCGTTGGTGCGTCCGAACCCGTTATGACACGACATGATGTTTCTTCAGACTGCAGGGATGTGGGCCAAGGGGGTAATCCCTCCGCCCAGACGAGGCCGCTCTATCGGCGCATCAAGGATGCCCTGCGGGAGCAGATTCGGGAAGGTGCGCTGAAGCCTTATCAGCAACTGCCATCGGAAAGCGAGCTCATGGCCAGGTACGGGGTGAGTCGGATCACGGTGCGCCAGGCGCTGCGGGACCTCCACAGCGAGGGGCTGATCTTCAGCATCCAGGGCAAGGGCAGCTTCGTCGCAGCGCCCAGGGTGGTCCAGGAGCTCAAATGGCTGCAAGGCTTTGCCGAAGCGATGGCGCTCAAGGGCTTCCAGGCGTGGTCCAAGGTGTTGCTCACCCGGGAGCCCCATCCGGACCGGGACGTGGCTCGAGCCTTAGGGCTCAAGCGCACCGACAGGGTGGTGGAAATCCAGCGCGTGCGCTACCTCGGTCGCGAGCCGGTCTCCCTCGACGTGAGCTTCTTTCCCGCGGAGGTGGGCCGGCTGCTGTTGGAAGCGGACATCACCGGCGACTTGTTTCCATTGCTGGAGACCCGCTGCGGCCTGCGGCTGGGCACGGCGGACCTGCGCATCGAGGCGGTTGCCTGTCCCGCCGGCGCAGCCATGCTGCTCAGCGTGACCCCGGGCGCCCCCGTGCTGCAGATCCACCGTCTCACGCGCACCGCCGAGGGCATGGCCGTGGATTTCGAACGCTTGTACTACCGCGGCGACGTGTGCCAGTACCAAGTCCAGCTTCACCGCCGACGATAGGAGGTCTGCCCTGTGAGCAAAAGCGAATCCGCCGACGTCATCCCGCTCTCCCCGCTTCCCCTCCACACCCAGATCCAGGAGGCGTTGCGGCTGCGGATTCTCGACGGCACCTACAAGGTGCACCAGCAGCTTCCCTCCGAAAGCGAGCTGATGGCGAGCTTCGGGGTCAGCCGCATCACCGTGCGTCAGGCGCTGGGGACCCTGCAGAAGGAAGGGCTCATCTTCAAGATCCCGGGCAAGGGCAGCTTCGTGGCCAAGCCGAAAGCGTTCCAGGACGTCACGCGGCTTCAGGGTTTCGGCGAGGCCATGAACCCCCTGGGCTACGAGACCTGTTCCCGGCTGCTGGGCCTGCGGCGCGTGCCGGCCACGCCCGTGGTCGCGGAAAGACTGGGGCTGGTGGAACGCGAGGAAGTGGTCGAGATCCGGCGTCTGCGCTATCTGAACCGGGAGCCCATTTCGCTGGACGTCAGCTACTTCCCGCTGGAGGTGGGCGAGCGGCTCATGCGGGAAAACCTGACGGCCCGGGACATTTTTCTGATCCTGGAGAACGAGTGCGGCTACCGGCTGGGCGAGGCGGAGCTGACGATTGAGGCGGCCCTCGCCGACGAGGACCTGGCGCTTCAGCTCAAGATGGAGTCCGGGGGACCGATGCTGCGCATCGAGCGGCTCACCCGCACGCGGGAGGGGCGGCCGATCGACTTCGAATACCTCTATTACCGCGGCGATGCCTTCCGCTACCGGCTGCGCATCGGGCGAGACGGAAGTTGACAACCACAGGAGAGTAAGCGATGAACACGATCGAAATGGAAACCGACGTGCTGGTCATCGGGGGTGGCACCGGCGGCCCGATGGCGGCGGTGAAAGCCAGGGAGCGCAATCCGCAGCTTCGCGTCCTGTTGTTGGAGAAAGCCAACGTGAAGCGCAGCGGTGCCATCTCCATGGGCATGGACGGCCTCAACAACGCCGTGATCCCGGGACATGCCACGCCCGAGCAGTACACGAAGGAGATCACGATCGCCAACGACGGCATCGTCTATCAAAAGGCGATTTACGCTTACGCGAAGGAAAGCTTTGCCATGATCCAGGAGCTGGACCGCTGGGGCGTGAAGTTCGAAAAGGACGAGACGGGCGACTACGCGGTGCGCAAGGTGCACCACATCGGCACCTACGTGCTGCCCATGCCGGAAGGCCACCACATGAAAAAGATCCTGTACCGCCAGCTCAAGCGGGCCCGCGTGGACGTGATCAACCGCGTCGTGGCGACCCGGCTGCTCAAGGACCACCATGGACGCGTGTGCGGCGCCATGGGCTTTGACTGCCGCACCGCGGACTTCGTCGTCATCCGCGCCAAGGCGGTGGTGCTCACCACAGGCGCGGCGGGACGGCTGGGCCTGCCCGCTTCCGGCTACCTGTTCGGCACCTATGAAAACCCGACCAACTCGGGCGAAGGCCACTGCATGGCCTATCACGCCGGAGCCGAGCTCACCAACCTGGAGTGCTTCCAGATCAACCCGCTGCTGAAGGACTACAACGGGCCTGCGTGCGCCTACGTGACCGGCCCGTTCGGCGGCTACACGGCCAACGCCTCCGGCCAGCGCTTCATCGAGTGCGACTACTGGAGCGGGCAGATGATGCTCGAGTTTTACCACGAGCTGCAAAGCGGCAAGGGTCCGGTATTCCTCAAGCTGGATCACCTGGCCGAGGAGACCATCGCCGAAATCGAGCGCATCCTGCACACCAACGAGCGACCGAGCCGGGGCCGCTTCCACGCCGGGCGCGGCGTGGACTACCGCCGCCACCTGGTGGAGATGCACATTTCCGAAATCGGCTTTTGCAGCGGCCACAGCGCCTCCGGCATTTGGGTGAACGAGCGCGCCGAGACCACGGTGCCGGGACTGTATGCGGCGGGCGACTGCGCCAGCGTGCCGCACAATTACATGCTGGGCGCTTTCGTCTACGGGAAGTTTGCCGGCGAGAATGCGGCCGACTACGCCGCGTGCGTCGAGCCGGGCGTGCTGGACACCGACGCGGTGGAAGAGGAGCGCAGACGGGTGTGGGCGCCGCTTTCGCGCGCCGACGGCATCACCCCCTACCAGGTGGAGTACAAGGTGCGGCGGCTGGTGAACGACTACCTGCAACCGCCCAAGGTCACCACCAAAATGCAAATCGGCCTGAAGCGCTTCGAGGAGATCCGCGACGACCTCGAGTGCATGAGCGCTGCCAGTCCCCACGAGCTCATGCGGGCCATGGAGGCGTATTCCATCCGCGATTGCGCCGAGATGGCGGCGCGCGCCTCCCTGTTCCGCACCGAGAGCCGCTGGGGCCTTTATCACTACCGGGTCGATTATCCCGAGAAGAACGACGCCGAATGGTTCTGCCACAGCCAGCTCAAGAAGGACGAGCGGGGCGCCATGACCCTCTACAAGCGGCCGGTCGACCCGTACCTCGTGGAATTGGACGAAGACGAGAAGGGCGCCTACGACCGGCTGCGCATCGTCAAACAGACCGCTTTCGCCTGAAGGAGCGCGCAACCATGACCATTGCGATGACCCGAACCCAAGCACCCGTCACCGTGGATGAAGACAAGTGCATTGCCCACAAGGGTTGTACCGTATGCGTGGACGTCTGCCCGCTGGACGTCCTGGCGATCGACCTCCTGAAAGGCAAGGCTTACATGAAGTTCGATGAGTGCTGGTATTGCATGCCGTGCGAGAAGGATTGCCCCACCGGCGCGGTGCACGTGTCCATTCCCTATCTGATCAAATGAGGAGGCGGGCGTGAGCGGCATGAACCCAACGGCGGACGCCGGACTGCGCGCGAGGCTCGCGGACCCGGACGCGGAAGTACGGCGCATCGCCGTCCTCGATCTTCCCTACAGCGACGAGCCTGACGTGGTGCCGCTATTGCTCACGGCGATCAGGGATCCGGATCCGGGCGTGCGCGCCGAGGCGGCCAAGGCGCTCGAAGGCTACGACGATCCCGCCGTGGTGGCGGCGCTGCTCGCCGCGCTGCGCGATGCGACTGAGGCGGTGAGAACGGCGGCCGCCGACGCCCTGGCGGAGCTCAAAGACCCGGCCGCTGGCGCCCTCCTGCTGGAATGCCTGGGCGACGGCGATGCGTTCGTGCGCCGCGCCGCCTTGCGGGCGCTGCGGGCGCTGCGCTTGGCCGACAGCTTCTCGCCCGCGCTGGCGGCGCTCGAGGATCCGGATGCCGGCGTGCGGCGCGAAGCGGTCGGCGTGCTCGGGTACCTGAAGCGGCCGGAGGCGTTGCCCGCCATCGCGGATCTGGCCGCCTGCGATCCAGACCCCGAGGTGCGCCGGGTCGCAGTGGGCGCGCTGGGCTATGCTACCGAAGCCGCCGTGCTGCCGTCGCTCAAACGGGCGTTGGCCGATGCCTCATGGCAGGTGCGCGAGGAGGCCGCGGCGGTGATGGGCAAGCTGGGTTTGCGGGACGGCGCGCCGGATCTGATCGTCGCCCTCGCCGACGACTACTGGCAGGTGCGGCTCAAGGCGGCGCGCAGCCTGGGGCGGCTCAAGTGCCGCGACGCCGTGGACGCCCTCGTGGAAGCGCTGCAGCATGCCATCAGCAACTTGCGCAAGGAGGCGGCGATTGCCTTAGGCGAGATCGGCGACCCCCGCGCCGTGCCGGCGCTGGAGGCGGCAACCCGCGATTCCGACCCCGATGTCCGCAAACTGGCGTGGCTGGCCCTCGCCCGGATCGAGGCGAGCGCCCACCGCGCCGCCTGTTGAAAGGAGTGAGCGCGCGATGACCCACGTGGTGACCGAAGCCTGCATCGGCTGCAAATACACCGATTGTGTCGAAGTGTGCCCGGTGGACTGTTTCCACGCCGGCCCGAATTTTATCGTGATCGATCCCGACGAATGCATCGACTGCGCGCTGTGCGTGCCGGAGTGCCCGGTGGAGGCCATCTACGAGACGTCGGAGGTGCCTGAGCCGATGCGCCCCTATATCGAGCTCAATGCCCGCTACAGCAAGCTCTGGCCGGTGATCAACGCCAGGACCGAGCCTTTGCCGGACGCGGAGCGCTGGGCGCAGGTGAAGAACAAGCTCTCCGAGCTGCAAACCGGCTGAAGGAGCGAGACGCGGCCATGACGCGAAGCGACAAGACGCAGACCCGGCCAGCGGCGGGAATCCCGCCCCTTACCCTGGGCTTCGGCCTCGCGTTCGAGGACCTCTATACCCGGGAAGGGCTGCTCAAGGTGGATGCCGAGTTCCAGAAATGCCTGCGAGCGGTGGACCCGGCGTTGCTCGCGCGACTGTTGGAGGCGCGCGCCCGGCCCGAGGCGCTGGATCGCCGGGCTGAGTCGCAGCTCCTGGTGGAGCTGGCGCCCGCGGTGGACGCCTTCGTCGCCGCCCTGTTCGGCATCAGGGCCGACGCCGATGCGCTCCTGGACCAGCACGTGCGCCTGGCCCCCGTCTACGAGTGCCGCCGTCAGTTCGTGCAGAAAAAGGCCGCGCACCAGATTTCACCCGAGCGGGCCGCGGAGCTGGACGGCCCGACGTTGGGAGCGGCGCTCGCGGAACTGTTGGGCGGCAGCTTCAGCGAGCTTGCCTTCGCCACCCAGGTGCTGGAGTGGCAAAAGGAGCCAGAGCGCTACGCCGCAGAGCTCAAGGTCGCCCTGGAGTACGCGGCCTGGGCGGTGCACACCCCCCAGGGCAGGCGCTGCCACCGGGGCAGCGTCCTGTTTCGACTTCCGGAGAAAGTCGAGCCGCACAAACTCGTCCCGGTGGAGACCCAGGAGCGGGAGGGCGTTGCCGTGCATGGCTTGAACGGCGGCTCGATCCGTCGCCGCGAAGGGTTTGCGCTCACCGACCACGGCGCCGACCTCCAAGCGGCGCTGGCGGAGGTCCATTACTGCATCGGGTGCCACGAACAGGGGCGCGACTCCTGCTCCCGAGGCCTGACGGAGAAGGCGCCGGGCGAAGGCACGCGCTTCCGCAGAAACGTCTTTGGAACCCCCCTGATCGGCTGTCCGCTGGAAGAGAAAATCTCGGAGTTCCACGTCGTGAAGAGCCGCGGCCTCGCGATCGCGGCGCTGGCGATGATCACCGTGGACAATCCGATGGCCGCCGCCACGGGCCATCGTATCTGCAACGACTGCATGAAGGCCTGCATCTACCAGAAACAACAACCGGTGAACATCCCGGAGTCGGAGACCCGCGCGCTCAAGGACGTGCTGGCGCTGCCCTGGGGCTTCGAGATCTACAGCCTCCTGACCCGCTGGAATCCGCTGAACCTGAGACGCCCGCTGCCCAAAGCGCGCACCGGCAAGCGGGTGTTGGTGGTGGGCATGGGGCCCGCCGGCTTCACCGTGGCCCACCACCTCATGAACGACGGTCACACGGTGGTGGGCATCGATGGGCTTAAGATCGAGCCGCTGCCGCCCGAACTCTCCGGCGTGACCGCGCGCGGCGAGCGCGTCGCGTTTCGCCCCATTCGCGACGTGCGCGAGCTGTACGAGAAGCTGGACTCGCGCATCACCGCGGGCTTCGGCGGGGTGGCCGAGTACGGGATCACGGTGCGATGGGACAAAAACTTCCTCAAACTGGTGCGGCTTCTGCTGGAGCGCCGGGAGCAGTTCACGCTCATTGGCGGTGTGCGTTTCGGCGGCACCCTCACGCTGGATGACGCCTTCGAGCAGGGCTTCGACCACGTGGTACTGGCCATGGGGGCGGGACGTCCGACCGTGCTGGACATCCCCAATGGGCTTGCCCGGGGCGTGCGAACCGCTTCGGATTTTCTGATGGCGTTGCAGCTCACCGGTGCGGCCAAGTCCGACTCCATCGCCAATCTCCAGCTGCGGCTGCCCGTGGTGGTGATCGGCGGCGGGCTC includes these proteins:
- a CDS encoding fumarate reductase/succinate dehydrogenase flavoprotein subunit, translated to MNTIEMETDVLVIGGGTGGPMAAVKARERNPQLRVLLLEKANVKRSGAISMGMDGLNNAVIPGHATPEQYTKEITIANDGIVYQKAIYAYAKESFAMIQELDRWGVKFEKDETGDYAVRKVHHIGTYVLPMPEGHHMKKILYRQLKRARVDVINRVVATRLLKDHHGRVCGAMGFDCRTADFVVIRAKAVVLTTGAAGRLGLPASGYLFGTYENPTNSGEGHCMAYHAGAELTNLECFQINPLLKDYNGPACAYVTGPFGGYTANASGQRFIECDYWSGQMMLEFYHELQSGKGPVFLKLDHLAEETIAEIERILHTNERPSRGRFHAGRGVDYRRHLVEMHISEIGFCSGHSASGIWVNERAETTVPGLYAAGDCASVPHNYMLGAFVYGKFAGENAADYAACVEPGVLDTDAVEEERRRVWAPLSRADGITPYQVEYKVRRLVNDYLQPPKVTTKMQIGLKRFEEIRDDLECMSAASPHELMRAMEAYSIRDCAEMAARASLFRTESRWGLYHYRVDYPEKNDAEWFCHSQLKKDERGAMTLYKRPVDPYLVELDEDEKGAYDRLRIVKQTAFA
- a CDS encoding 4Fe-4S dicluster domain-containing protein, producing the protein MTIAMTRTQAPVTVDEDKCIAHKGCTVCVDVCPLDVLAIDLLKGKAYMKFDECWYCMPCEKDCPTGAVHVSIPYLIK
- a CDS encoding HEAT repeat domain-containing protein → MNPTADAGLRARLADPDAEVRRIAVLDLPYSDEPDVVPLLLTAIRDPDPGVRAEAAKALEGYDDPAVVAALLAALRDATEAVRTAAADALAELKDPAAGALLLECLGDGDAFVRRAALRALRALRLADSFSPALAALEDPDAGVRREAVGVLGYLKRPEALPAIADLAACDPDPEVRRVAVGALGYATEAAVLPSLKRALADASWQVREEAAAVMGKLGLRDGAPDLIVALADDYWQVRLKAARSLGRLKCRDAVDALVEALQHAISNLRKEAAIALGEIGDPRAVPALEAATRDSDPDVRKLAWLALARIEASAHRAAC
- the fdxA gene encoding ferredoxin FdxA, with the protein product MTHVVTEACIGCKYTDCVEVCPVDCFHAGPNFIVIDPDECIDCALCVPECPVEAIYETSEVPEPMRPYIELNARYSKLWPVINARTEPLPDAERWAQVKNKLSELQTG